The window GAAGGGCCACTACATCGACCCCCGTCTTTACTCAAACACGAACGATGAGGCCTCgcgctgtctgtacactgtGCCTCTGTGAGTCGCGAGAAACATCTCTCCGGGCTGTCTGGCCTTTCCCCGAGACGCCTGCGCTCCTGAGGCTGTCACAGAGAGCTCCCCAGGAAGCGGGCGAAACACGCCGCgggctgcttcttctcccttcgagaaaaaagaacgcCACGCCTATCTCACGACGGGGCGCTGCGAATGTGGTGTCTGTTCACGCAGCTTTTTAAGCGGTGTGAAGGACGCATCCAGCAAATCTGCGTGACGCAGACACCCGACAGCGACACGCGGTCCGACCAGCTGCTCCAGCGGAATGCTCAGCGCAGCATTGCTGCTCAGCTTCAGGCGTTGAATGCAGCGTTTCGAAGTCAACAAAAGACGTATCTTGCAGGTGAACGGCGATGCCGGCGCGAAGGTGTGGTGGGTGCCACCTCAAGCGCTCGCCTCAACTCTGGGCAGCACTTCGCACACAGCAAGACGAGCCTTTTGTCCACATCCCTGCTGGACGGCGTGCGCAAAGCTtggagaaagggagatgCGCAGTATTACAGGACATCGTGTCTTTGGTTTCACGCGGACGAACGCGCTTCCACGAATACATTCGGATTCAGTGACAAGTGCAAACTGGCGTCGTTTCGCACACGTGCTGAGAGACGCAAGGTTTGCTCCACTCCTGGAGACCATGCCTTCGATGCCGCGTGAGCCCAATTTAGCCAATTATTCACCGCGTGTCTCTAAAAGGGAACATGCTGGCTTGTGATGTATGTCGTGTGCAGAGGTCAAACGGAGAACCCACGGGGAAGACATCTTTGGACCCACGGACGGCGCGTCTGCTGGCGACACGGTAATTGACGTGATTGAGGCTGCTGTTCCGGGCGTAGTCGCTGAAAAAAAACGGGTGATAGGCGCCAGGTGGACAGGTAGTGGATCTGCCAGCAGTTGAAGTGCAGTGTGACCACGGTGAGGGTTGCGAGCACTTGGACAATCGGTGCGACCGTGCGCCTTCTACGTATGTGCAGGGTTTCGCCGACGACATGCTGTCAGAGCTTGCTCTGATGGAACAGGACGCAGACTTGCGGCAAGGAGTGAGTCCCGTCATGCAAAGTTCCGCCCGGCGCAAACCGTGCGGCCCCGCATGGCCAGGAGATTGAGCCTGATCTTCGTTGCGTTGGTCTGTGCGCGTCTGCCTCACACAGGAACTCGCGAAAATTGCCCAGTCGATGGCCGACCTTCACCAGATCTTCAAGGATCTCTCCAACCTTGTCATCGACCAGGTACGCTGTCTCGTGCTGGACCGTCAGCTGcggctgcgcatgcagatgacGCGGGGCTGGTATTGTTTCAGTTCGGGGATGCGGTGTCGATTGCCTGTGCAGGGAACGATTCTTGATCGCATCGACTACAACGTGGAGCAAGTTCTGCAGAATACGACTCAAGCCAACGTCCAGCTTCGCAAAGCTGAGGAAAATCAACGGAGCGGACGCGCCGCCAAGTGCATCGTTTTTCTTGTTATCACTATCTTCTTTTTGGTAGGTCCTGTCATTGCGCGATTGCCAGATAAGGACAGTTCCCTTTAGTGCGTCGCCAGTTTTGCTGGAGGCCTGTCTAACTGATTCAagtctccctccttttctccagcATAAGTCGACGGGAGAGTCTATCGTTAGGCGGACTGGGCTTCCAACTGGTACAAGAGGACTCGCGCCGATGTGACTGTTTTTCTTTGTTGCAGCTCGTTCTGTTAATCATGAAGCACACCTAACTTGAAAGAAATTAGCGGCCCGTGCAGCGGGCCTCGACAGGAGCTGGCCGCGGAAGGTGATTTGAAGAAGACCAGTCGGCGTCGAGTCGACTGCCGGGTCTTCATTTCCGACAGGCAGACGACGCCCCACTGAATGAGCTTTCTGCATACTTCAGGTCAGACATGTGTAttgtctcgccctcgaacCGCATTTCAAGCAATAACTCTCAAAGTCATTTTGCAAACTTCTTAGGTTGGAGTGTTTTCGgcctgcctgcctcgcggtGTTTGGTGGCTAAGCTACCGCACGCACACCCGTGGAAGCGGCACGCGAGTTGAAAGCTACACGAGTACGCCTCGTAGCGACAGGATCAGGAGAGGCGTGGACGCAGGTGGATACTGATGACAACTGTCGTCTCGGAATTGTAAAGCTTTCGTCGAATCCAGTTGACAGGATGACGTTAATAGCGGACGAATATGCCGCCGTGTTGGAGCGCTTCTGACGGACccagagaagccgaaaaTGGAGGAGTTCATC of the Neospora caninum Liverpool complete genome, chromosome XII genome contains:
- a CDS encoding CBR-SYN-16 protein, related, whose translation is MAATLAARNITSQFLKYRMEYKSKKHRFGKSLLGTTGLSSGNAVVSSPISSRGRQRLLSHQSDEEEGVEMTPTNQHLPPLWADMVEEAHDDVEQIKEKMSQLQKAQQRRLLKVFDDGEGHANPDREIDALTANLTHLFKRCEGRIQQICVTQTPDSDTRSDQLLQRNAQRSIAAQLQALNAAFRSQQKTYLAGERRCRREGVGFADDMLSELALMEQDADLRQGELAKIAQSMADLHQIFKDLSNLVIDQGTILDRIDYNVEQVLQNTTQANVQLRKAEENQRSGRAAKCIVFLVITIFFLLVLLIMKHT